TTCGAGTACTACTCGGAGGATCCCCACCTGGCCGGCACGTTGGGGGCCGCGTGGGTCTCCGGTCTGCAGGGCGGAGGCGTGGGAGCCTCGCTGAAACACTTCGCACTGAACAACCAGGAGGACGACCGCATGCGCGTCAGCGCGGATGTCGATCCCCGGCCGCTGCGGGAGCTCTACCTGCGTGCCTTCCGGCGGGTGGTGGAGGATGCGCAGCCGGCGACGGTGATGTGCTCCTACAACGCGGTCAACGGCGTCCCGGTCCGCCATAACCGGCATCTTCTCACCGACATCCTGCGCGGCGAGTGGGGATTCCGGGGCGCGGTGGTCTCCGACTGGGGCGCGGTCGGCGGCCGGGTCGAGGCCGTCCGGGCCGGGCTCGACCTGCAGATGCCCTCCGACGGCGGCGGATCGGACGCCGAGGTCGTGGCCGCCGTCCGGTCGGGGGAGCTCGACGAGACGGCGGTGACGACGGCCGCTGACCGTGTCGCCGCGCTGGCGCGGAACGCCCGGGCGGCGCGGCGGGAGGGGGCGTCCTTCGGCGACGACGTGCAGCAGGCCCACCATGAACTGGCCCGCGAGGCGGCGGCACGGTCGATCGTGCTGTTGAAGAACGATCCGGCCGACGGCCGCCACATCCTGCCCATCGCGGATTCGGGGGTGACCGGCTCGGTGGCTGTCATCGGCCCCTTCGCCGAAACACCCCGCTACCAGGGTGGCGGCAGCTCCCACGTCAACGCCACCGAGGTCGACAGTCCGCTGGAGCAGCTGCGGGAGCGGCTCGGCGCCCCGGTCACCTACGCCGCCGGGTTCACCACCGACGGTTCCGGCAGGAACGCGGCGCTGCTCGCTGAGGCGGTGGAGGACGCCGCGAATGCCGATATCGCCGTGGTGTTCCTCGGTCTAGCGGAGAACCAGGAATCGGAGGGTTTCGACCGGACGACCATCGAGCTGCCGGCCGAGCAGCTGTCGCTGCTGCGGGCTGTGCGGGCGGTGCAGGAGCGGGTCGTCGTGGTGCTCTCCCACGGTGGTGCGCTGGAACTCGGCCAGGTGAAGCGGTCGGCGCCGGCGATCCTCGACGGCAACCTGCTGGGGCAGGGCGGTGGCGCAGCACTGGCGGATGTCCTGACCGGCGTGGTGAACCCCTCCGGCAAACTGAGTGAGACCATGCCGGCCCGCCTCGCCGACAACCCGGCCTACCTGGACTTCCCCGGTGAGCACGGGCATGTCCGCTACGGCGAGGGGCTGTTCGTCGGCTACCGGTGGTACGACGCCCGGGAGCTGGGCGTCGCCTTCCCGTTCGGGCACGGCCTGTCGTACACGACGTTCGCCTATTCGGAGGCGTTCGCGCAGCCCGACGATGACGGTGACGGCATCACGGTGAGCCTGACGGTGACGAACACCGGGAAACGGGCCGGGCGGGAAGTTGTCCAGGCCTATGTCGCGGTGCCGGATTCCGCGCAGGTCCGGGTCCCGCGCGCTCTCGCGGGATTCGGGTCGGTGACGCTGGAGCCGGGGGAGTCCTCGGACCTGGAGATCCATCTGGACCGTCGTGACCTGGAGTACTGGGACATCCGGGCGGACCGGTTCGTCCTGGAACCCGGCAGGTACGTGGTGCATCTCGGCTCGTCGAGCCGGGACCTGCGGGCGGAGGTCGAGGTCGATCTGGAGGGTGAGGAGGTCGCGGTCCCGCTGACGCTGCAGTCCAGTCTGGGTGAGGCGATGGCACATCCGGCGGTGGCGCAGGCGCTCGGCCAGGCCATGGCGGCGTTCACCGGAGGTGACGGCGACGGTGACGGCGCAGCCACCGGTGAGGCACTCGGGGTGGACATGGCGAAGATGATGGCCTCGATCCCGCTGGACCGGATCGTCGGTTTCTCGAACGGTGCGGTCTCCGCCGAGCAGCTCCAGCAGCTGCTGGACGCGGCGAACCACCACTGACCGGCCCCGGTCCGGCCCGACCGCTCCGGGGGACCGGCACCGTACCATGACGGTGTGAGTGTCCACGGTTTCCTGCGGTCCGTGCATACCGTGCTGCGCACCGTCCGGCTGACGGTGCAGCGTGCCGCCGGTGTGGTGCTGTGCGGTCCGGTGCTGGTCATCGGGGTGCTCGCGGCGGATG
This is a stretch of genomic DNA from Corynebacterium nuruki S6-4. It encodes these proteins:
- a CDS encoding glycoside hydrolase family 3 C-terminal domain-containing protein; the protein is MKPDTTSPDATTADLPLETRAALGSGRDFWTTKDVAGVPSITLTDGPHGIRLQTGATDHLGLAGSLPATCFPPAAGLSQSWDPELVERVGAALAEEAQAADVQVLLGPGINIKRSPLGGRNFEYYSEDPHLAGTLGAAWVSGLQGGGVGASLKHFALNNQEDDRMRVSADVDPRPLRELYLRAFRRVVEDAQPATVMCSYNAVNGVPVRHNRHLLTDILRGEWGFRGAVVSDWGAVGGRVEAVRAGLDLQMPSDGGGSDAEVVAAVRSGELDETAVTTAADRVAALARNARAARREGASFGDDVQQAHHELAREAAARSIVLLKNDPADGRHILPIADSGVTGSVAVIGPFAETPRYQGGGSSHVNATEVDSPLEQLRERLGAPVTYAAGFTTDGSGRNAALLAEAVEDAANADIAVVFLGLAENQESEGFDRTTIELPAEQLSLLRAVRAVQERVVVVLSHGGALELGQVKRSAPAILDGNLLGQGGGAALADVLTGVVNPSGKLSETMPARLADNPAYLDFPGEHGHVRYGEGLFVGYRWYDARELGVAFPFGHGLSYTTFAYSEAFAQPDDDGDGITVSLTVTNTGKRAGREVVQAYVAVPDSAQVRVPRALAGFGSVTLEPGESSDLEIHLDRRDLEYWDIRADRFVLEPGRYVVHLGSSSRDLRAEVEVDLEGEEVAVPLTLQSSLGEAMAHPAVAQALGQAMAAFTGGDGDGDGAATGEALGVDMAKMMASIPLDRIVGFSNGAVSAEQLQQLLDAANHH